From a single Sediminibacterium sp. KACHI17 genomic region:
- a CDS encoding methyltransferase domain-containing protein: MPDKAWFKDWFNSHYYHLLYQHRDDREAMDFIATLIGYLKPQAGTRMLDVACGKGRHSKALADMGFDVTGIDLSAESIIAAKEQESDTLHFYQHDMRLPFWVNYYDYAFNFFTSFGYFKTRREHDSAIRTVAQSLQHGGGFIIDYLNVHYAEDHLEKSNIIKAGEVVFHISKWHDEDHFFKQIQITDPTHPTPHHLYTERVAKFSLGDFTDMLAYQGMQVQEVFGDYQLGRYDVRKSPRMIILAKKS; encoded by the coding sequence ATGCCGGACAAAGCGTGGTTCAAGGATTGGTTCAACTCTCATTACTATCATTTATTATACCAGCATAGGGATGATCGTGAGGCGATGGATTTCATTGCTACATTGATCGGTTATTTAAAGCCTCAAGCCGGCACCAGAATGCTGGATGTTGCTTGCGGTAAGGGAAGGCATAGCAAGGCTCTGGCCGATATGGGTTTTGATGTTACAGGTATCGATCTGTCTGCAGAATCCATTATTGCAGCTAAAGAACAAGAATCAGATACATTACATTTTTATCAGCATGATATGCGTTTGCCTTTTTGGGTGAACTACTACGATTATGCATTTAATTTCTTTACCAGTTTTGGCTATTTCAAAACACGTCGTGAGCATGATAGCGCTATTCGAACTGTAGCACAAAGTTTACAACATGGTGGCGGATTTATCATTGATTACCTCAATGTACACTATGCAGAAGATCATTTGGAAAAATCAAATATCATAAAGGCCGGTGAAGTAGTTTTTCATATCAGTAAGTGGCATGATGAAGACCATTTTTTCAAACAAATCCAAATTACGGATCCTACACATCCTACACCGCATCACTTATACACTGAAAGAGTAGCTAAATTTTCATTGGGTGATTTTACTGATATGCTGGCATATCAAGGCATGCAGGTTCAAGAAGTATTCGGTGATTACCAATTAGGCAGATATGATGTGCGTAAATCTCCCAGAATGATTATTCTGGCTAAGAAATCTTAG
- a CDS encoding phosphatase PAP2 family protein, with the protein MFDYSLLQSFFQRLLQTILEWDSWLFLKINTVFTHPILDKIFPLWRDSELWVPFYLFLIVLAIVNFGKKAWSWILFAIINVTLTDQASSSLIKNWFARVRPCNEELLYGKMRLLLEHCSGGFSFTSSHATNHFGFAMFVFLTTKDVFGKWGRWLFVWAATISYGQVYVGVHYPVDILFGALLGICIGTLTAGYYNRKIGPITLVQNETSLSS; encoded by the coding sequence ATGTTTGATTACTCTTTATTACAGTCGTTCTTTCAGCGTCTACTTCAGACCATTTTGGAGTGGGACAGCTGGTTATTCCTGAAAATCAATACTGTATTTACTCATCCAATACTCGATAAGATATTTCCGCTCTGGCGCGATTCAGAGTTATGGGTACCGTTTTATTTATTTCTGATCGTATTGGCGATCGTGAATTTTGGTAAAAAAGCCTGGTCATGGATTTTGTTTGCGATCATCAATGTAACGTTGACCGATCAGGCCAGTAGTTCACTGATCAAAAATTGGTTCGCCCGTGTTCGCCCATGCAACGAGGAATTATTGTACGGGAAAATGAGATTATTATTAGAACACTGCTCGGGTGGTTTCAGTTTCACTTCCTCACATGCCACCAATCATTTTGGATTTGCCATGTTTGTATTCTTAACGACCAAAGATGTTTTTGGTAAATGGGGTAGATGGTTATTTGTATGGGCTGCTACGATCAGTTATGGTCAGGTCTATGTTGGAGTACATTATCCGGTCGACATCCTCTTTGGCGCATTATTGGGGATCTGTATTGGAACATTGACCGCAGGCTATTACAACCGTAAAATAGGGCCGATCACTTTAGTGCAAAATGAAACATCCCTCTCATCATGA
- a CDS encoding glycosyltransferase family 39 protein has translation MNDRLFKGILFACLVVYVISMWSIPVIDIDAAQYASMSREMLENGSYLKLYDLGKDYLDKPPMLFWLSSQSMRLFGVHDWAYRIPSVLLLLVAIYATYRLSLLYYEKIIAQLAAIILASSQAVFLIAHDVRCDTMLLGWVTLSLWQLAAWYETKKWKYVIVAFVAIAFGMMTKGPIALMVPAFAFVPHFALRREWKQFFRWEYLIGLLIVAILLIPMSIGLYQQYDLEPGKIFHGRPINSGLRFYYWTQSFGRYTGENVYNEMNHFTFLLENMLWSFLPWIFFFLAGLIYAVKQLIQQKWKLTGQQEWISAGGFIITYCILARSQAQLPHYIFVVLPLAAIVSARFLYHLLFETRKSLLHKIFNGLHGFIFLLLWIAAVALTWWPFPETAVILKIVAVLGLLGALYLLFRPTSLTPPLFQWAIYTVIGVNLLLVTGFYPQLLKYQLGNTAASFINRSGLEKDKVVMYEIDNSRALHFYGQHIFQETKALDSLRTDQVVLTKKSTVSALQERFPNLNTIFEGEYFGVSMLTLPFLNPKTRSKETVSYVLVDLDGQKNKKQ, from the coding sequence ATGAATGATAGATTATTCAAAGGAATTTTATTTGCTTGTCTGGTAGTATATGTTATAAGCATGTGGAGCATTCCAGTGATCGATATCGATGCTGCACAGTATGCTTCCATGAGCAGGGAAATGTTGGAGAATGGCAGCTATCTTAAATTGTATGACCTGGGTAAAGATTATCTGGATAAACCTCCCATGTTGTTTTGGTTGTCCTCTCAAAGCATGCGTTTATTTGGTGTGCATGATTGGGCTTACCGAATTCCTTCCGTTTTATTATTACTGGTTGCGATTTACGCTACTTATCGGTTATCATTATTGTATTATGAAAAGATCATTGCTCAACTAGCTGCCATTATTTTAGCAAGTTCCCAGGCTGTCTTTTTAATAGCTCATGATGTTCGTTGTGATACAATGTTGCTGGGCTGGGTTACATTGAGTTTATGGCAGTTGGCAGCATGGTATGAAACAAAAAAATGGAAGTATGTAATCGTAGCATTTGTTGCCATTGCATTTGGAATGATGACAAAAGGACCTATAGCATTGATGGTTCCTGCTTTTGCTTTTGTTCCACATTTTGCCCTGCGTAGAGAGTGGAAACAATTTTTTAGATGGGAATATTTGATCGGTTTATTGATCGTTGCCATTTTACTGATTCCGATGAGTATAGGATTGTACCAACAGTATGATCTGGAGCCCGGAAAAATATTTCATGGAAGACCCATCAATTCTGGTCTTCGATTCTATTATTGGACACAAAGCTTTGGAAGATATACAGGTGAAAATGTTTACAATGAAATGAATCATTTCACCTTTTTGTTGGAAAATATGCTTTGGAGTTTTCTTCCCTGGATATTTTTCTTTCTAGCCGGATTGATCTACGCTGTAAAACAACTGATACAACAAAAATGGAAACTTACTGGTCAACAAGAATGGATCAGTGCCGGAGGTTTTATCATCACCTATTGTATCCTCGCACGCAGTCAGGCGCAACTGCCGCATTATATTTTTGTGGTATTGCCACTGGCTGCTATTGTATCAGCTCGGTTTCTGTATCATCTTTTATTTGAAACAAGAAAATCACTTTTGCATAAAATTTTTAATGGCCTGCATGGCTTTATTTTTCTATTACTATGGATCGCTGCCGTAGCGTTGACCTGGTGGCCTTTCCCAGAAACTGCTGTAATACTGAAAATCGTAGCTGTGTTGGGATTACTAGGCGCTTTATATCTGCTTTTCCGACCAACTTCATTGACCCCGCCACTTTTCCAATGGGCCATTTATACTGTAATAGGTGTGAACTTGTTATTGGTTACCGGATTTTATCCGCAGTTACTAAAATATCAGTTGGGTAATACTGCAGCTTCATTTATCAACCGCTCAGGGCTTGAAAAAGATAAGGTAGTGATGTATGAGATCGATAATAGCAGGGCATTGCACTTTTATGGGCAACATATTTTTCAAGAGACAAAAGCATTGGATTCCTTACGAACAGATCAGGTTGTATTAACAAAGAAATCAACAGTTTCCGCACTTCAAGAGCGCTTTCCCAACCTGAATACTATATTTGAGGGAGAATATTTCGGGGTAAGTATGTTGACCTTACCTTTTTTGAATCCAAAAACAAGATCAAAAGAAACCGTTTCTTATGTCCTGGTAGATCTGGATGGACAAAAAAATAAGAAACAATAA
- a CDS encoding hemolysin family protein — MTEVFIILGLIILNGFFSMAEIALVSARKARLEAQAAKGDAEAKRALDLANHPDTFLSTIQIGITLVGVLTGIYSGDTFKEPLKDWLSQYGTFGEYASTVATIIIVIIVTYLSLVLGELVPKRIGLSNPEGIAKSVAGPMRVVTWITFPFIWLLSKSSHLIIRLLNMKPNDNQVTEEEIKAIISEGTEQGTIEEAEQEIIERVFHLSDRNITSLMTHRSDIVWLEVDDTVTKVRGEVMENMHSVYPVCEKDIDHIKGVVSLKDLFAAHADATISSLMKDAMYVPENNTAYQVLEKFKQTKIHHCFIVDEYGSVLGLITLNDILEAIVGDIPQEEDEAYEILERADGSFLVDAQIPFYDFLTHFDKTEWMMEGDRGFDTLAGFIIHELEKIPVTGDMMEWKMFRFEIIDMDQHRIDKILVTIIE, encoded by the coding sequence ATGACTGAAGTTTTTATTATACTCGGATTAATCATTCTGAATGGGTTTTTCTCCATGGCAGAAATTGCTTTGGTATCTGCGCGAAAGGCAAGACTAGAAGCGCAGGCTGCAAAAGGAGATGCAGAAGCAAAAAGGGCATTGGATCTGGCCAATCATCCCGACACTTTCTTATCAACCATACAGATCGGTATTACATTGGTAGGGGTTTTAACCGGTATCTACTCCGGCGATACATTCAAAGAACCTTTGAAAGATTGGCTATCTCAATATGGCACATTTGGTGAGTATGCTAGTACCGTAGCCACGATTATCATCGTGATCATTGTAACCTATCTCTCACTCGTATTAGGAGAACTGGTACCGAAAAGAATCGGCCTAAGTAATCCCGAAGGCATAGCCAAATCAGTGGCGGGTCCGATGCGTGTGGTTACTTGGATCACCTTTCCATTTATCTGGTTATTGAGTAAGTCATCACATCTCATTATTCGCTTGCTGAATATGAAGCCCAATGATAATCAGGTAACGGAAGAAGAGATCAAAGCCATTATCAGTGAAGGAACAGAGCAGGGCACCATTGAAGAAGCAGAACAAGAAATCATCGAACGTGTTTTCCATTTGAGTGATCGAAATATTACTTCACTCATGACACATAGAAGTGATATTGTTTGGTTAGAGGTAGATGATACTGTCACTAAAGTGAGAGGGGAGGTGATGGAAAATATGCATTCCGTATATCCTGTTTGTGAAAAGGATATCGATCATATCAAAGGTGTGGTATCACTCAAAGATCTGTTTGCGGCACATGCGGATGCTACGATCAGCAGTCTGATGAAAGATGCCATGTATGTGCCTGAAAACAATACGGCCTATCAGGTACTGGAAAAATTCAAGCAAACCAAGATCCATCACTGTTTTATTGTGGATGAATATGGATCAGTACTGGGTTTGATCACCCTCAATGATATATTGGAAGCCATTGTTGGAGATATCCCTCAAGAAGAAGATGAGGCTTATGAAATTCTGGAGCGAGCAGATGGTAGCTTTTTAGTGGATGCTCAAATTCCATTCTACGATTTCCTTACTCATTTTGATAAAACTGAATGGATGATGGAAGGAGACCGCGGTTTTGATACACTGGCAGGATTCATCATTCATGAACTCGAAAAGATTCCAGTCACAGGTGATATGATGGAATGGAAAATGTTCCGTTTTGAGATCATCGATATGGATCAACATCGAATCGATAAGATCCTGGTGACCATCATTGAATAA
- a CDS encoding DUF6702 family protein: MVNIMIQWMLVGLLNVAHPFFMSVIDINHNQKEATLEISIRVFSDDLEKTLQQFSKQKIDILDPAKKELIEKHLQAYVSQRLKLNVNGKPVSFHILGYERQMESTWCYFEVENQSVINTVAVDCSLLYDYETNQVNIVHMKTKGVQKTYKLDYPKRETVFRF, translated from the coding sequence ATGGTAAATATAATGATTCAATGGATGCTGGTCGGATTGCTCAATGTAGCGCATCCTTTTTTTATGTCGGTTATTGACATCAATCATAACCAGAAAGAAGCCACCTTAGAAATTAGTATACGGGTATTTAGTGATGATCTGGAAAAGACCTTACAACAATTCAGCAAACAAAAGATCGACATATTAGATCCTGCAAAAAAGGAATTGATTGAAAAACACCTACAGGCTTATGTTTCACAGCGATTAAAATTGAATGTGAACGGGAAACCCGTAAGTTTTCACATCCTGGGATATGAGCGACAAATGGAAAGCACCTGGTGTTATTTTGAAGTAGAAAACCAGTCGGTGATCAATACTGTTGCAGTGGACTGTAGCCTATTGTATGATTATGAGACCAATCAGGTCAATATTGTCCATATGAAAACAAAAGGTGTACAAAAAACCTATAAGCTGGATTATCCGAAGAGAGAGACCGTTTTCCGATTCTAA
- a CDS encoding HupE/UreJ family protein, with translation MDQFLVYFETGFQHIADLKGIDHILFVFALCIRYQFADWKKLLILVTSFTIGHSITLALSVFDIVHYSVAWIEFLIPVTIVITAISNVFVTKFTFKSKFPLIYFFALFFGLIHGLGFSNYLKSMLGKDESIIGQLLAFNLGLEAGQIIIVMAILLISFIFVQLLKWNRREFLLFITGGVFAVALLMALERLPQ, from the coding sequence ATGGATCAGTTTTTAGTTTATTTTGAAACAGGATTTCAGCATATAGCCGATCTGAAGGGGATCGATCATATCCTCTTTGTTTTCGCGCTTTGTATCCGTTATCAGTTTGCCGATTGGAAAAAACTCCTGATCCTGGTCACTTCCTTTACGATCGGACATTCCATTACCCTAGCTTTAAGTGTCTTTGATATTGTACATTATTCTGTTGCATGGATCGAGTTTTTGATTCCGGTAACCATTGTTATCACAGCGATCAGTAACGTTTTTGTGACCAAGTTTACCTTTAAAAGCAAATTTCCGCTGATCTACTTCTTTGCCCTGTTTTTCGGGCTGATCCATGGCTTGGGCTTTAGCAATTACCTGAAAAGTATGCTGGGAAAGGATGAAAGTATCATTGGTCAGCTACTGGCCTTTAATTTGGGATTAGAGGCCGGACAGATCATAATCGTGATGGCTATTTTACTCATTTCATTTATATTCGTTCAACTTTTGAAGTGGAACCGCAGAGAGTTTCTCTTGTTCATAACAGGGGGGGTATTTGCAGTGGCACTTCTTATGGCATTAGAAAGACTACCTCAATAA
- a CDS encoding M1 family metallopeptidase, giving the protein MKKIASLVVAFGMIISLQAQNIMNNPTSNHGNKFEQLGTILPTPNEYRTASGAPGPKYWQQRADYNIKAELDEANLKLKGSETVTYYNNSPDVLTYIWLQLDENEHSSVNNAGYEDASSLRQVSVNALDNMQERKSDNGYGHIISKLTDATGKNLKYTINRTMMRIDLPTPLKPGQKFVFNLDWSYKISDRMVKNGRGGYELVDGNHLFTMAQWFPRLCVYSDFQGWQNHQFTGRGEFALTFGNYNVQITVPADHVVLSTGECQNYAQVLTPAQMARWNQAQSAKEPVEIVTLEEAKKAEQGKSTQKKTWIYKADNVRDFAWTSSRKYVWDAMPVYIEGKKVMCMSGYGKEAYGLYRKYSTKAVAHTIKSYSKFSIPYPYPVAQSIEASNGMEYPMICFNYGRTNADGTYSEATKYGMLGVIIHEVGHNFFPMIVNSDERQWSWMDEGLNTFVQYLSEELWDNKYPSRRGPAWAIVDYMKSPKEQLEPIMTNSENIIQFGPNAYSKPATGLNILRETIMGRELFDFAFREYARRWAFKHPTPADLFRTMEDASAVDLDWFWRGWFYSIDACDIAIDTVRYAVFDPNAQPQQRPSTEGRTMPIDKPVLNAFEDISKIRNREDKSIVFQTDVDTSLRDFYWRYARGLEPYDSVTRVPFPSFGTPEALSDAEKAKYKDMHLYEITFSNKGGLVMPLIVEFTFEDGTKETERISAQIWRKNENKVTRLFMTKKKAVSIKQDPMRETADINETNNKWPSVAEPSKFQLFKMRAAARGQSQGVNPMQNAQQKKN; this is encoded by the coding sequence ATGAAAAAAATTGCTTCACTGGTAGTGGCATTTGGTATGATCATCTCGCTTCAGGCGCAGAATATCATGAATAATCCCACTTCTAATCATGGAAACAAATTTGAGCAGTTAGGTACCATTCTTCCAACACCGAATGAGTATCGTACTGCGAGTGGTGCACCCGGACCAAAATATTGGCAGCAGCGTGCAGACTATAACATCAAAGCAGAGTTAGATGAAGCTAACCTCAAACTCAAAGGAAGTGAAACAGTAACTTATTACAACAACTCTCCTGATGTATTGACCTATATCTGGTTACAGTTGGATGAAAATGAGCACAGCTCTGTGAACAATGCCGGCTATGAAGATGCCAGTTCATTGCGTCAGGTGAGTGTGAATGCTTTGGATAATATGCAAGAGCGTAAATCTGATAATGGCTACGGTCATATTATCAGCAAATTGACAGATGCTACCGGTAAAAATTTAAAATATACCATCAATCGTACGATGATGCGTATTGATTTACCGACACCCTTAAAGCCAGGACAAAAATTCGTGTTCAATCTGGATTGGAGTTATAAGATCTCTGATCGTATGGTGAAAAACGGTCGTGGTGGATATGAGTTGGTGGATGGTAATCATCTGTTCACGATGGCGCAGTGGTTTCCTCGTCTTTGCGTGTACAGTGATTTTCAGGGATGGCAGAACCATCAATTCACCGGAAGAGGTGAATTTGCACTGACTTTTGGTAATTACAATGTACAGATCACTGTTCCTGCTGATCATGTTGTGTTAAGTACCGGTGAATGTCAAAACTATGCGCAAGTGCTCACACCGGCGCAAATGGCTCGCTGGAATCAGGCTCAATCTGCTAAAGAACCGGTAGAGATCGTAACCCTAGAAGAAGCTAAAAAAGCTGAACAAGGTAAGAGTACACAAAAGAAGACCTGGATCTACAAAGCAGATAATGTTCGTGACTTTGCATGGACCTCCAGCCGTAAATATGTATGGGATGCAATGCCTGTATATATTGAGGGTAAGAAAGTAATGTGTATGAGCGGTTATGGTAAAGAAGCATATGGCTTGTACAGAAAATATTCTACCAAAGCGGTTGCTCATACCATTAAGAGTTATTCTAAGTTCTCTATTCCTTATCCATATCCGGTTGCTCAAAGTATTGAAGCATCAAATGGTATGGAATATCCAATGATCTGTTTCAATTATGGAAGAACGAATGCTGATGGAACTTACAGTGAAGCCACTAAATATGGTATGCTGGGAGTGATCATCCATGAAGTAGGACACAATTTCTTCCCTATGATCGTGAACAGTGACGAGCGTCAGTGGTCATGGATGGATGAAGGATTGAATACCTTTGTTCAATACCTGTCAGAGGAATTATGGGACAATAAATATCCTTCACGTCGTGGGCCAGCTTGGGCGATCGTAGATTACATGAAATCTCCGAAAGAACAGTTAGAGCCAATTATGACCAATAGTGAAAATATTATTCAGTTTGGTCCAAACGCTTATTCAAAACCTGCTACCGGATTGAATATTCTTCGTGAAACCATTATGGGAAGAGAGTTGTTTGATTTTGCATTCCGTGAGTATGCACGTCGTTGGGCATTTAAACACCCAACACCTGCAGATCTTTTCCGTACAATGGAAGATGCCAGTGCTGTTGATCTGGACTGGTTCTGGAGAGGTTGGTTTTATAGTATTGATGCTTGTGATATCGCTATTGATACGGTACGTTATGCTGTATTCGATCCGAATGCACAACCTCAGCAGCGTCCTTCAACTGAAGGTCGTACCATGCCGATCGACAAACCTGTATTGAATGCATTTGAAGACATTTCAAAGATCCGTAACAGAGAAGATAAAAGCATTGTTTTCCAAACAGATGTAGATACTTCTTTGCGTGATTTTTATTGGAGATATGCACGTGGTCTTGAGCCTTATGATTCTGTGACCAGAGTTCCTTTCCCTTCTTTCGGAACACCGGAAGCACTGAGTGATGCGGAAAAAGCGAAATACAAGGATATGCATTTGTATGAGATCACTTTTAGCAATAAAGGTGGATTGGTAATGCCATTGATCGTTGAGTTCACTTTTGAAGATGGAACCAAAGAAACAGAACGTATTTCTGCACAGATTTGGAGAAAGAATGAGAATAAAGTGACCCGCTTGTTCATGACCAAGAAAAAAGCAGTGAGCATCAAGCAAGACCCGATGCGTGAAACGGCTGATATCAATGAAACAAATAACAAGTGGCCATCAGTAGCTGAACCTTCTAAATTCCAGTTGTTCAAAATGCGTGCTGCTGCTCGCGGTCAATCACAAGGAGTGAACCCAATGCAAAATGCACAACAAAAGAAAAATTAA
- a CDS encoding alpha/beta hydrolase family protein yields the protein MRFILSSLLLCLSINLFAASVDTITIYSKAMRKNIKTVVVKPEGYDFQGKKKYPVVYLLHGYGGNYRNWITRVPQIQTLADQHQLMIVCPDGAIGSWYFDSPIDSSYQYETFVSKEVPDFIDGTYHTIADRKGRVITGLSMGGHGGMFIGFRHADRFSGCGSMSGALHVSMITKGYDVEKRLGDTALNKKYWQDWSVLKVIEQYPKDSLSIIIDCGIQDRIIGMSRAAHDKLMKLNIPHDYIERPGGHDWPYWRTAIDYQLLFFRKHFDKMLN from the coding sequence ATGCGCTTCATTTTATCTTCTCTTTTATTATGCTTATCGATCAATCTGTTCGCAGCTTCTGTGGATACGATAACAATTTATAGCAAGGCGATGCGTAAAAACATCAAGACCGTTGTAGTAAAGCCGGAAGGATATGACTTTCAGGGAAAAAAGAAATATCCTGTGGTGTATTTACTGCATGGGTATGGCGGTAACTATCGAAATTGGATCACCAGAGTTCCACAGATCCAAACACTGGCAGACCAACATCAGCTGATGATCGTTTGTCCTGATGGTGCCATCGGTAGCTGGTATTTTGATAGTCCGATCGATAGCAGCTATCAGTATGAGACCTTTGTAAGTAAGGAAGTGCCTGATTTTATTGACGGCACTTATCACACCATAGCTGATCGAAAGGGCAGGGTGATCACCGGTTTGAGTATGGGCGGACATGGAGGGATGTTCATAGGATTCAGGCATGCGGATCGTTTCAGTGGTTGTGGCAGTATGAGCGGAGCCCTGCATGTATCTATGATCACCAAAGGATATGATGTAGAAAAAAGATTAGGGGATACTGCATTGAATAAAAAGTATTGGCAGGATTGGAGTGTATTGAAAGTGATTGAGCAATATCCTAAAGACTCTTTATCGATCATTATTGATTGTGGTATACAAGACCGGATCATCGGTATGAGCCGTGCAGCACATGATAAATTGATGAAACTAAATATTCCACACGATTACATAGAAAGACCAGGTGGACATGATTGGCCTTATTGGAGAACGGCTATTGATTACCAACTGTTGTTCTTCCGAAAGCACTTTGATAAAATGCTTAACTAA
- a CDS encoding c-type cytochrome codes for MNQIRKTIFGLMMIAGTASIIVACSKGGDSPSTGNPPSGNTCASKNITVTLAPTNASGCTGGTVTVTAGGSTGFTYNIDGGTFQASNVFSNVAAGDHTIIAKDGEGCTKSATVTVTSAPSGVLFAAVKAVINTNCVSCHSGAAAQGGISLSSDCNIINASARIKARAVDGNPSFMPQGGQLSATDKKKITDWITAGGKYTD; via the coding sequence ATGAATCAAATACGCAAAACCATATTCGGATTGATGATGATAGCAGGCACTGCCAGTATCATTGTAGCTTGTAGTAAAGGGGGGGATAGTCCATCAACGGGTAATCCTCCATCAGGAAATACTTGTGCCAGCAAAAATATCACGGTAACATTGGCTCCTACGAATGCTTCCGGTTGTACTGGCGGCACTGTAACTGTTACTGCGGGTGGCAGTACCGGATTCACCTACAATATTGATGGCGGTACTTTTCAAGCCTCAAATGTTTTCAGTAATGTGGCTGCAGGCGACCATACCATCATAGCAAAAGATGGAGAAGGTTGTACCAAATCTGCAACAGTTACTGTTACCTCGGCTCCAAGTGGCGTTCTATTTGCTGCGGTAAAAGCAGTGATCAACACAAATTGCGTAAGCTGTCATTCTGGTGCAGCTGCACAAGGTGGTATTTCACTCAGCAGTGATTGTAATATTATCAATGCATCCGCTCGCATCAAAGCTAGAGCTGTGGATGGCAATCCATCTTTCATGCCACAGGGCGGACAACTAAGTGCTACTGATAAGAAGAAAATAACAGACTGGATAACGGCAGGTGGAAAATATACAGACTGA
- a CDS encoding sigma-70 family RNA polymerase sigma factor → MSIITLINDCCKNDRIAQRMLYEGLFDYAMKIAFRYIHQQEEAEEIVHESFIKLYKNIDRFDIQRNGDTEALFKGWFKRIIVNTCIDQLRKVQLNIIHPEKDTDYDHIGDSQENALDKIGYQEIIEAIRQLTPVYRTVFNLFVIEGFSHDEIAQTLSISVGASKSNLSKAKSNLRKIISQRNIHTNYV, encoded by the coding sequence GTGTCCATAATAACCCTGATCAACGATTGTTGTAAGAACGATCGTATTGCCCAACGTATGTTGTATGAGGGGTTGTTTGACTATGCCATGAAGATCGCTTTTCGTTATATCCATCAACAAGAGGAGGCAGAGGAGATCGTTCATGAATCGTTTATCAAACTCTATAAAAATATTGACCGCTTCGATATCCAACGTAATGGTGATACGGAAGCCTTATTCAAAGGTTGGTTCAAACGTATCATCGTGAATACTTGTATCGATCAGTTGCGCAAAGTGCAATTGAATATCATACATCCGGAAAAAGATACCGATTATGATCATATTGGAGATTCACAGGAAAATGCTCTGGATAAAATTGGTTATCAGGAAATCATTGAAGCGATCAGACAATTGACACCTGTCTACAGAACGGTTTTCAATCTTTTTGTTATAGAAGGATTTAGTCATGATGAAATTGCTCAGACATTAAGCATCAGTGTTGGTGCTTCGAAATCGAATTTGTCAAAAGCCAAGAGTAATCTGCGAAAAATTATTTCACAAAGAAACATTCATACAAATTATGTCTAA